Below is a window of Camelina sativa cultivar DH55 chromosome 11, Cs, whole genome shotgun sequence DNA.
ttattttaattttaagttattaattctacaaaaaaaaatagtaaagggattaaggaaaatatacagtaaattactaattctaaaaaatgtaaatacacacttctatataaacatagatcgtctcatattttttcatctaacaaaataatttattcaaaaatattgctttcaactttgttctattggtggaacttttttaattggaagacaaattttccttttttttaaaaaaccaaaatatacttctactttctcttttttcagtttggaataggtaatatttgcatcttctttttctaatactgtattttaaaatttattgtagtagttttaaattgttttctttaatttttatttttatctttgaattatttgagattcatatattacagtgcttataattttttattatttctttaattatgtcaaattaattttcttctaatttctcaactttgattggttggtcatagaacTTTTTTTgtacaaacataattgttaccatccattcaatcccaaaaagagataaagaggagaaagtCATTAACCTAATGGCTgaataaaataggctaatcaatcacaagcttacaacaaacatagatagattaaaaaaaatcgttgttgatagatccataggagctcggagacaaaggctacatcatggtatgtcaaagaaactttcaaggatacattggaaaatttaacattagttactatcattTTGAggtagctaaaagacgtgaacatgttctttCCACACAAAAGGAgagcagagccgaggttctctttatggtggaggagggtggacacaaggttatctctccaaggaaggaaggtgggggaggttggacgcaaggttagtTCTCTACATAAGGGAGGAGGCAAAActgaggttctctccatggttagtcatacactattttgatgtaatttattttttatttgaattactttttGAGCTAACAACTTTAATGATTAATAAAACTATGCAAAATGGTGTGGTTCCAATCGGGTGGCTGAACTATTGGAGCTGATATCAGAGCCTGCTTGATTGTGAGGAAAGCCTCCAAGCAAACATCAGTAAACTCAAAAAGGATGTCCTTGCATAACAGTTGGGTGAGTGGTCTAGCTATTTTAGAGAAATCCTTTATGAATCGTCGATAAAATCCAGCATGACCAAGGAAGCTGCGTATATCTTTCACTATTTTAGGCGGTTGTAGATTGGTGTAGAAGTCTCATTTGCGAGGCAAGACTATGAGATTAAGCATAGTCTAATCAATTTGGTTCAGAATTGTGTGTTTCACGGGTTGCCATCGGAGAGTCCTCTAGATCACATCGAGGCTTTTGAAAGACTGACTAGTACGACGAGGTCTAATGGTGTCCCCTACGACTACCTCATGCTGACTTTGTTCCAGTTCTCTTTGGCGGATAAGGCGCTGAGATGGCTGAATCTTCTGGATCCTGGATCGCTCACCACTTGGGCACAATGTAGAGCAGCTTTCCTAAATCACTTCTACACCAAATCGCGCTCAGCTAAATTTCGAAGCAAAATCACTACATTTTCTCAAGGAGGCATGGAGACATTTTGCGAagcatgggagaggttcaaggAATATCTGAGAGACTGTCCTCACCACGGTTACACCCAAGAGAACCTGATGAACATCTTCTATGGGGGTATCGAACAAAAGTACCAGATGGCGTTAGACACAGCTAGCAAAGGAGACTTCTCCACAACCACCGCAAATGAGGCCAATGCACTAATAGAAAACTTGCGGCAAGCAATAGCAATCACGGCACAGACTATGATCGTATGGTGCGGGTCAATGCTGTCGAGACTGATGCTATTAAGGATCTCACAGCCAAGGTGAATCTCCTACTGAAAAGGGATCACCAAAACGTTAACTTGTGCGAGGAACAGGCTGGGGGATATGCAGATTTCGGAGCTGAGACATACCTTGAGGGTACGGAGGAGATGAACTACATAGGAGGACAAAGAAATTTTCAGAATCGAGGCTTTAACCAGAATTTTAGGAATCATCCTAACCTGTCCTATAGGAGCAACAATGTCGAGAATCCTCATGATCAGATCTATCCACCACGACCTCAGCAGAGCAATTTCGCACAGGGCTTCCCGAACAAGGGGACAGGCTTTCGAGGATCGAATTTTCAACAGAAACCTCAAGTCAATAACTTCTCACAAGGTTATCAAGCGACTCCACCACAGGCCGCAGCCTCGCAAGAGAGAAAATTCGAACAGATGATGCATGCTTTAatggaaaatcaaaagaaaaacgcCACTAAGGTGAATGTCAAGATCGACAGCATGTATTCTGAGCTGAATGGGAGGATAGAATCATTAAACACTCACATGAGAGTGTTGGAGAACCAAGTGGCACAGTCTGCACCGAGAGTCAAGGCACCTCCAGGAACACTTCCAGGGAAAAACGAGGCTAATCCAAAAGAATTTGTAAATGTCATCATCCTTCGAAGCGGTAGGGAACTTAAAGAACCACAGCAAAGAGAAGGGACTGACCGATCCAATAACAAGACTGGccaatccaaaacacaaaatcagGAAAGCACCTCTGACGAGGTTCCTAACAAAGCTACTGATGGCATTAAAATCTCTGGTACAGCTACTGCTGGGGGGAGGGCAACCTTGCAGACCCCAATCGCCTTATGTACCCAAACTCCCTTGCCCTACTCGTCGTAAGTCCAAGATATAGGAGCGAGAATATGAAAAGCTGAAATCAGTGGTAGGAGCTTCAGGTCAGACTCCCTTTCATCGAAGCAGTAAGGATGGTTCCATCTCTCAAGAAATACATGAAGGAGATCCTCACTGATAAGCTCAGTTTGGAGAAAGTAGTAATGTATATCACGCAAGAATGCAGTTCAATGCTCCAAAATCAAATGCCAGAAAAATGTGGAGATCCAGGACCGTTTACTTTTCCTTGCACAATAGGAGATCTCAAGTTCAATAAATGCCTCTGCGATTTAGGAGCAAGTGTGAGCCTGATGCCACTCAGCGTTGCAACGCGACTTGGTCTATACACTTTCAAGCCGACCCAAGTCACTTTAGTCCTAGCTGATCACTCTACCCGACATCCAGAAGGGGTATTGGAGAGCCTACCAGTGCAAATTGGGAACTTCTATATACCCACTGACTTCATTGTTTTGAAACTCGACGAGGAATCCCAAGAACCCATTCTACTTGGAAGACCTTTCTTGGCCACGGATGGTGCAATGATAAACGTCTGAGAGGGAAAAATTTATTTGCACATGGATGATTTGGTCTTGAGATTCAACCTGGAGAAAGTAGCTAAGAAACCCACAATCGATGGCCAAACCTTCTGGGTTGACACAATTTGAGAAATAGCTGACGAGATCTATGAAGAAGTGTGTACAAGTGATCACCTGGCCGTGGCATTGACAAAGAAGGAACCAGAGCTGGGATACCTGTCTGAGGAGACTGTGAAGATGGCAAAGACACTCGATGCTGCAACAGTTCTGGGAAATGAGGTCCTATTCGTCAATTTGCAAACTGGACTGACCGATCTGGAAACTGAATTGACCGATCCAGCTCCTCCTGTGGAAATAACCGATAAAAGCGATCGGTTGACCATTCTTGGCGATGGATCAACCAATCCCGAGATCTGCTCTGGGACCAAGGAGAACCAGGAGGACTGGAGCGAACTCAAAGCTCCAAATTTGGACTTGAAACCACTCCCTGAAGGGCTAAGGTACACTTATCTTGGACCTAACTCCACCTATCCTGTTATTATCAATTCTAACCTGAATAATATTGAGACCGCACTCTTGCTCTGCgagttaagaaaatataggaagACTTTGGGCTATTCCTTAGATGATATTTCAAGTATATCATTGGAGTTATGCTCACACCTTATTCACCTTGAAGACCCTTCTAAGTCGTCCATCGAACATCAAAGAAGGCTGAATCGAAACCTCAAGGAAGtggtgaagaaggagatccTTAAACTATTGGGAGCCGGAGTTATTTTCCCAATCTCTGACAGCACTTGGGTGAGCCCAGTCCATGTATTGCCAAAGAAAGGAGGGGTGACAGTAGTTGCAAATGAAAAGAACGAGTTGATCCCCACCAAGAAGGTAACAGGATATCGGATGTGCATCGACTACCGCAAGCTCAATGCAGCCACCAGTAAGGACCACTTCCCCCTTCCATTCATTGACCAAATGCTTGAGCGCTTAGCAAACCACCCTTATTACTGCTTCCTTGATGGTTACTCCGGTTTCTTTCAGATTCCGATTCACCCGGATGATCAGGAGAAAACTACTTTCACTTGCTCTTATGGCACATTCGCTTACCGAcggatgccttttgggttatgAAATGCCCCGACAACGAAGCCAaattgatcaaaggtcaattaaaacccaaggtgcactcaaccacgatctagtggtgtcgtcatagcacttcagggtcgaatccacagagaccaaacaatgcACTATAAAATTGTAAAGATCAAATCTAGCtaaggaaaaaggaaatttttgtgACAAGTAATTATCaaaacaggaaaaataaaagagtgctTAAATTCAGAGAAAAGTATTGGGCATTGGGAGTCTATTAGGAATTATGATCACTAATTCAGATGATAGATTGGGAAAGCATTAGataccgttcttgaactcaaatctcgaatgtaaaactaacctatTGTCGCAGTGttagttatctatgcaaggaattgattaaactctaaaccgtcgtttgaatctagcaatcctagcaagcaataagttcaagtttgattttgttcacaaggtgccttaacttcaactttcgttggttaaggatcaccttgctcacctatgttcttttcaagcaattcaacaacacttttgatgtcTAGATGAATCAAACCTacaatcataaactaggtagctaatctagtttaagcgtTAAGAATAACAATAGAGGAAGAACacaatagatcaatcccaaatctaacaacctaagttcagagaatcataaaaccccttttgaaacccgaaacccaacagagagactactcagacatagaaatcaaagaacagcaaatcaaagatgaagaaaacatgtttgaattgcaaagagaaaacaaaagggttcagaattcttctccaaaaggttaaaaaggataagagatcttctcccaaagcttacaagtactcaaaagctgcgtaTAATAAAAAGGTGCCTCTCTAGAGGTcgagcctcgtgcttaaatagtaaaaataaaactctaaaagTCGGTTTGaaacataaaaggaaaagttgtTTCGGGGACAGGACTGGTCGATCTCGAgcgaggatcagtcgatccggaatgtttttctgctctcactccatctgcttgctagcccgatcagtcttcaaccaattaagCTCTAGATGCATATTTTCATCCCCAAAGctctcagattccttccaaagtcacctagaacctgtaaagactcacacaagactaaaaagactctaaaagcacacttggacttaacaaaagactcaaaacaaatacaaaaactattgttaaaatcttataaaatgcagacacatcagtattgtagcaaaaagaaaatttatagtacaatatattttattaaatttaattttatttac
It encodes the following:
- the LOC104728419 gene encoding uncharacterized protein LOC104728419 codes for the protein MVPSLKKYMKEILTDKLSLEKVVMYITQECSSMLQNQMPEKCGDPGPFTFPCTIGDLKFNKCLCDLGASVSLMPLSVATRLGLYTFKPTQVTLVLADHSTRHPEGVLESLPVQIGNFYIPTDFIVLKLDEESQEPILLGRPFLATDGAMINV